The genome window aatacacagaatcaTTCGTTCGGGATATGTCTGAGAAGCATTGGAGCAAACAGTGGTGAACTCGGAAAGAGCCCTGACACATCCATCCATGTAGGCTCTTGCAAGGCAGGCGAAGTCTTGGCAAGATCTATAGAGAAATGAAAGCACGAGAACTAccagcagggctgagccaaGTGATGTGTTTTCAGTTGAAATAAGACCTTTTAGTTTGCCTCTGAAgaattttgtcctttttcagtAAATCCTTAAAGTGTTTCTCCTCCGACTGTTTACATCCTGCAGAGCTTCAGCGGAAAGTTCTCTGTGATGAGATGATCATCGTGCAGAAGAACAACAATGTTAACTTCAAACTctggaagaaggggaaaaaaattaaaatagtctGCTATGAATCTGAACTGTAGCAGTGGGATGAGAGGCAGAGAGCTCCTGCTCTCAGGCCAGCATTTCACAGGGCTCTTCCAAGTCATTTCATTGCCCTATCTTCCTGTGGGAGGGATGGACACGGTACTCCACGCAGAGCCTCACCGCAGGCATCCCAGACCTTGGACCCTTCCTAGAGCACCTTGGCTTGTTCTAGTCTTTGGGATTCCCTGGATTAAGCTCTGTATCACTGAGAAACTATGACACTGTCCTCTGGACAACAGGCAGAGTTCAGACATCtaagattaaaatgttttgggaaaGATGCCTCACGCCAATAGGCGTTGTTCGGAAGCACGTAAATGGAAGAGCTGGGGAAGAGACTCCTCCCCGGCTGTCAGCACAGAACGCTGCCTTGGAATCTTGCACTGTATACGGCCTTAAGAAATCAAACTCCAAAATACAATGTACCTTCAAACcatgaaaaatttcaaaagaaaatctaCTCTTTAAATCCTAAGTTGTGTTGCTCAAAACTAAAATCAGTATCACATCTATAACTGAACCTAAATGGAGACAGAATACAAAGTCAGATAGAGTTGATAAATGAAGGGAACGAGAGatcaaaataaactggaaaCATCTGTCCTTTTTTAGAATCTTTGTAACTTTATTAAGACTGTTCTTTTAAGTAGATACTACAGTAATAGTAGCAATTTGTCACTGTAAATTACTATTCAATAGCTAGAAATGGCAAAAACTAGAGGAGAATATTGTTTTGGGGAAAATCACTGTACCCATCAGCTGCAAAAGTTTTCTTGGGGGGAACAGAAACAGGCAAAGCCGAAAAACTAGTTGTGCACGCTTGTCCAAGACGTACAGCAGAAAAGTAGGGCTTCAGCTGGGAAGGATCCTAAAGGCAGGGACTTGTAGTTTCAATCtgatacaataaaaaaaaaagaaccaccaaATTCCAGCagaacaaaggggaaaaaaaacaggataGCAAAGAGAATTTCTACAGTAATTATTTGAACAATCGAGGAAACCCCTGTTTCAGGTGTGTGTTAAGAAACGGTTGGATTTTGGCAACAATAAGTAGGAAGAAGCAGCTGGTGTAgatcaagaaaagcaaagtcaCGTACAGCCTAACCTTATTTTTTCGAGTCTGTGCAGCAGaaggggaaacaaaaaggagaggaaatagAGGGGTTCTTGCTGGTgataaaaaggaggaagggatcACCTTGCCATTTTATTCTTGAACTTGTACTCAAGTGTTTAATCACATGTAACTTTTTGGCAGCAGCAATTACCTGCCATTAcactgcttttctccctttaCTATATAATTCTATTAGAAGTAGCTTAATAGTTGCACAACTGTTTTCAGTTAGAGGTATGTGGGCTGTATTTTCTTGATTTATATGAAATACAGCAGACTACAACCCTGTTCAGGAAACCTCTACAGGGAAACAGATGGATGTCCTTGGTTCTTGCAGTGCTGTCAGCAATTTATTCTGTTACCAGCCAGAAGTTAAAGTAAAACTCAAAACTTGTCTCAGATGAAAGACGCCAACACAGCATCAAGTCCCCCACACTTACCAACTTTGAAGTTTGTTGTTTCCAGGGTAGGGCAGGTGAACAACCTGGGAAACACCATGTATATAGGAACTGGTAGGCCCCTGCAGATGTCCCCATCAGCGATCTgaatattctgtatttctgtggcaTCTCTGGCATAACCTTCCGCACACCCTGGTGAAAGCGGGAAAttcagagggagaggaggggatgggaaagacagaagagaaagcagtggccaaaatttaaaacaaagataGGCTGGCGCTGAAGGGAAGGTACGTGTGGGCAAAACATTTTGCCCTCTGACCTGCAAGTTTTCATGTCAGCACTTAACCTCTATGATCCTTAATTCcttatttaaattaatgtttggACCATTCCCCCTAAAGTGCCAAACAATTTTTTGCAAGTCTTTTTAATTAGACTGATTTTGACAATCTTTCCTATTTAAGCTGGAAGAGTGCAAGTGGTAATTACTGCAGTCTATTTTACACAAAGTCCACTTGAGAGAAACTTACCACAGGTTTCCACACGTACTAACTGCAGCTCAATACTTTTGACTGCAGCCTCTGCACTCTCCACCACCAGCTCCCCTGTCAGTGGCTGTGTGATGATACAGTTCGTAGAACTGAGATGACCTCTGATGAGGAATTTTGGAAGTGAAGCTCTCTAAAAagattgggggtggggggagaaaaaagacagacacaaCTGTGAGAGcagactaagaaaaaaaaataccttacaGAAAGTTACCAAAATCTGTAGGAAACCCCAAAAAGTTGCAAAGTTAAGAACTCAAAAGTTCAGAAATGCTTCAAGTAACttaaataacataaaaatacatgtccTTATGTGGATGGGTTAAGATACCTCTTACTACTCGCTCTTTTGACATGCACCCCCCTACTCATTCCATCCACAGGACCATTCTTCCTGGAGTGAACGACAGAACTTGGCTATTAGAGTTAATCCAGAAGTCAGGAACTGCATGCTGAAGGAGGtaggctggcagcagctcagaggACGGTTAGGTCGAGTCAGCTCTAGAGAACTGCATGCTGGTCCCACTTTGTACGGACTGCAGCACAGTCCACCATTCAGCACTTTTCCCagcttttaaattttctctcTAACAGCCACTACTACTGGGAGGGGAGacaggcatttaaaaatctcTGTTTAATGCAAGATGTGGCACTCTGCTTACATACCAAGACACCAATTAAGTACAATTAATGAAGAGCTTAATTTGAATACAGGAtcacacttttaaaattttctttacagCAAGCACGTTTCCTACTTGTTAAGGAAGGAGCAGTAAGAGTAGCTTATTGAGGATGACAGTCTATAAATCAGTTTCCATAAAAGACCAAAGCAGGGGCtttgctccccctgccctccccttcATGAAGCCAGCAGGCATCACAGATACTCTCTGCCAGCAGAGAAACTCGCGTGCCAGAAGCTCCAGTTACATTTCAAGTCCTGGCGGGAGGCATACTGAAAGAGTCAAGTTTTCTACCCACATCTTCAGCTCCTATCTTCTCCACCCAGCCTCCTTCAAACACTTTGAGCACCATGCTCTaactttccccttcttttccaaGCCTTATTCTTCTCTCCCTCAGTTTTTTTGTTATTGACATCTTTGATGTTAGGCCCTACCTTCCAACCAGCTGCTCACACTTGCTTGTGGCCTCAGATTTCCTTGCCCATGTAActgatttttcccttcttccaaaCCAACTTTCTTGTCCcaagctttttttctcccagtctgTCTGTTTCGCTTCTTAATCCTGGCTGCCAGTAGCAATGGCAAAAAGTTCTCAGCTATTGTTTAGACTGTTTCACCCAGATACCCAAGACCTCTGCAGAATTTAGCTGTTCCACTCAAAACAAATCTttgggggaaataaaaagagaggaatTTTCATGTGTTTAGTAAACGTGACCTCACTTGGGTATTTTCTCCTAACTTGAATAACAGAAGTTACATCCCTGACAAAACCACCCTGTGAAATATTGAGTCCTAATAATGTAGTAGTAAAATGTAAAGTAATTAGTAAAATTGTTTCATGATCCCTTGCAGGTTCTTCCCATTACCATAACTGGTGTAAACAGAGTTGCATCCCTGCTTCACAGGGACATCGTACAGCTATTCCCCGAAGTACAGTGGTCAGGACAGAGATAAAAGGAAATTGCAGGAGGAGAACTCAAGGCCATTTTCCTCCACCCTAGTCTACGAGACTTGCCTTTTTAAGGGCGTATTTCCCCTAGAGCCTTACTACTCTTGGCAGTATTCCTCATATTTTAATCCTAGCTAGGTCTTATTTCATAGCACCTATCATTTACACTTTTATTCATAATCCCCCACAAACGAGAATCAAGAACGTACAAGCAAATCTATTCTGGTTTTTCATCCAAcctctctgtgctttgcttggCTACTGCAAATCTTCTAATCCGTGTTCTATTGGTCTACTAGAAATAACAGTTCAGCCACAACCTCCAGACAAACCaagaatttaaatttttgtaCTTTATATATAGCAAACCGGTGACTTTTGCAACCCGTCCACCAGGTAGTTATTTTAGACCCATATATTTTTCAGAGACAGgtagaagaattaaaaaaaaaaaaaaaagaggccacACATTCAATACCATTCTTTAGACTGGACTGGAGCTCTGGATCCAAGATGTCAGAAGTTTTAGAACCTACTTTTGTGGTTACGTACTTGAAATAGGGAAAGGCATAGGGTCTGCTAttaaacataagaaaacttTTAATGGACAGGACTTTTTCATGATGTTCACCAGTGAGCCTTTGCTAAGCCAAGGAGTGAAGTATCaagatacagaaagaaaaatacctcagaaaataatttatatggAAACATGGTTCATAGGAAGAACAGACAGCTGACAGCTTTAGTATTTAGCAGTagtctcaaaaataattttcccacCAAGAATAGTTGTATCCTTGTATTTGGAAAAACATGTGCTTTCAGTGTGCAGCAGACTCCAGAGACACGAGAGGCTGCCGGACACAACCTGCTCACTCCCTCACTCAGCTAGACTTAGAAGAGTTTCAGCCATGACGGCTGGCTGGTTTCCTAGAGTCACCTCCTCCACGCTCAAGCACAGTCTATTCCCACACGCAGAAAGTCCAGCAAAGGTAGGAAGAGACCTGTGTGGATAAACGAGATGCTACTGATAAGATCGTAACAAAGAAGTATACAAAAGATGGAAACAGGGACAGGTGACCCAGGAGGAATACAAAAACACTATCCGATTGTGCAGGGATGGTTTTAGGAAAGCCGAAGCCCACCTGGAATGAAATCAAAAGGCATGAAGGGTAACAAAAAGGGGCATTAAAAATCTACCAGCtgcaaaaggaagaggagggtaAATGTCAGCCTGCTACTGAATATGGTAGGGGACCCAGGGACAGAAGACATGAAAAAGACAGAGGTACTTAATGTCTTCTCTGCCTCGGACTTTACTAATAGGATTTGCCTCCAGGAAGCCCAGGCCCCTGCAACCATGGGGAAAGTGTGGACCAAGGAGGTTATCACTGGTAGAGGAGGAGCAGGTTAGAGAACATTTAAACCAACTGGATgtacacaagtccatgggacccGATGGGACACACCCACAAGTGCTGGGGAAGCTGACCCACGTCGCCGTGAGGCCAATTTGGATTATCTTTGAAAGGCTGTCATGAACAAAGAAGGTTCCTGAGGAATGGAAGACAGTAAATGTCACTCTTATCTTCAGTTAGGAAGATCCAAGGAACTATAGACTCCTCAGCCTTGcttcagtccctgggaaagCGATGGAGCAAATAACACCAGAAGCCAATCCCAAACACAccaagaagaaggaagtggcTGGAagcagtcagcatggatttatgaaaacaaaatcatgtttaaccaacctgatagccttccATGCTGAAACAACTAGCTTGGTGAGCAAGCGAAGAGCAGTGGATACTGTTTATGTCGGCTTCAGCGCTGTTTTGGATACTGTTTCTCCTGGCAACCTCACTGACAAACTGATGGAGTACAGACTAGGTGTGCAGGTTAGACACTGACATGGACTGAGACCGACCTGAACTGCTGGACTCCAAGGTTTGTGATCAGTAGCACGGAGTCCAGCGGAAGGCTAGTCACCAGTGGTGTACACCGCTGGCTGGGGCCAATACGGGAGCCAGTATTAGTTGACATCTTCAGTGATGGCTTGGATGATGGACAAAGTatcctcagcaagtctgcaggtAACACAAAATTGGAAAGAGCCGTCGATTAACCAGATAGTTGTGTTGCCCTTCACAGGGTCCTCAACAGGCTGGACAAACGGGCCTACCGCATCCTGAGCTGCACTAGAAAGTGTTGCCAGCcggctgagggaggtgatcctccccagcttttcagcactggtgagaaaAAACTGGGGATAGCGCGTCCAGCTCGGGACTTCCTGGTACAAGAAACAGACTTACTGGAGCAAGTGAAGCCATTGCTGGATTTGGCCATGAAGATGGTTAAAAGCACATGACACacaagaaaggctgagagctcGGATTGTTCATCCCTGCAGAacagaaggctcagggggatttTATCAGTATGTATAAATATCTGATGAAAAGGAGTAAAGAAGACAGTCAGGCTCCTCTTGGAGGTATCTAGTAAAAGGACAAGAGGCTATGGCAACAAATCGAAATAAAGGagattacttttaatttttttgtttattttttaatcctgtgagggtggtcaaacacctTAACACTGCCAAATGGCTGCAAGTCTCCATCCTTTGAGATACTGAAAACTTTACTACATgtggccctgagcagcctgctctagATGACTCTGCTCCAAGCACAGGGGCCAGACTAACcagtctccagaggtcccttccaaccacaGTAACTCTGTGAATATGTAGAATAAGGTCAACACCAGCATGAAACAACCAAACAGCTCATTAGGAGGTCTGTTCTGAGAAACAAGTGGAAGAGTTGGTCTAAATTCAGAACTCTGGAACTAAGAGCATTGGAAGGCAAACTGGGGATGCAGAAGGGAGACCTAAAGCAGGAAAACAGTCGTGTTAACAAAAAGAATGCAACAGGAACATCTGGAAAAAGAGCACACAggtttcagtggaaaaaacagaaattcacaGAGGTAAATGACCAAGACAGCTATACTGTTCATACAAGTTTCCCAAAGCCACATGGGGCTGTAGAAAAATGCACGATCAAGgttcaaaatacatatttttaaaggatcttGGCTATGTATGGTATAGCATGTTTTCCCTTGCTTCACTATCAtgtttcattcagaaaaattataaaaatgtttaaccACTACTGAACAAAGTCCCATGTTACATTAGTCACCATTACCACAAGAGATCGGGCAGAATCACTTTATTGcttacaaaagtaaaaaaggagAATGACGGTGGGGAatgaggggggggaaaaaaaaaaaaaaaaaaaaaggagttgaTTATCTGCAGGGCAGCATTTAATCATCCCTCTCTTTCTCACTCAGAATCACATAAGCATtgcatttaaagcaaaataagaaaacccTTACCTTACCTCTTTAACATTTTGCAGAGTTTCAGGAGTAATTGTGAAGTCTACTGGGCTTGGTGTCAGTTTCCCTTTCTGTGACTGCAAGTAATGAAAGAGTTTCACTGTAAGCCATGATttacaaaacacacagagagaatattaaaaaacacaacaaag of Falco cherrug isolate bFalChe1 chromosome 2, bFalChe1.pri, whole genome shotgun sequence contains these proteins:
- the VPS26C gene encoding vacuolar protein sorting-associated protein 26C isoform X2 yields the protein MFDVELWIGVDSLLWERGRINYGEVLSGVVVITSKDTVQHQGISLTMEGSVNLQLSAKSVGVFEAFYNSVKPIQIINSTIEMVKPGKLPSGKTEIPFEFPLHMKGNKVLYETYHGVFVNIQYTLRCDMRRSLLAKDLTKTCEFIVHSLSQKGKLTPSPVDFTITPETLQNVKERASLPKFLIRGHLSSTNCIITQPLTGELVVESAEAAVKSIELQLVRVETCGCAEGYARDATEIQNIQIADGDICRGLPVPIYMVFPRLFTCPTLETTNFKVEFEVNIVVLLHDDHLITENFPLKLCRM
- the VPS26C gene encoding vacuolar protein sorting-associated protein 26C isoform X3, with product MGTALDIKIKRANKVYRCGEVLSGVVVITSKDTVQHQGISLTMEGSVNLQLSAKSVGVFEAFYNSVKPIQIINSTIEMVKPGKLPSGKTEIPFEFPLHMKGNKVLYETYHGVFVNIQYTLRCDMRRSLLAKDLTKTCEFIVHSLSQKGKLTPSPVDFTITPETLQNVKERASLPKFLIRGHLSSTNCIITQPLTGELVVESAEAAVKSIELQLVRVETCGCAEGYARDATEIQNIQIADGDICRGLPVPIYMVFPRLFTCPTLETTNFKVEFEVNIVVLLHDDHLITENFPLKLCRM
- the VPS26C gene encoding vacuolar protein sorting-associated protein 26C isoform X1 — its product is MGTALDIKIKRANKVYRCGEVLSGVVVITSKDTVQHQGISLTMEGSVNLQLSAKSVGVFEAFYNSVKPIQIINSTIEMVKPGKLPSGKTEIPFEFPLHMKGNKVLYETYHGVFVNIQYTLRCDMRRSLLAKDLTKTCEFIVHSLSQKGKLTPSPVDFTITPETLQNVKEIFIHTDKIPLSLLFCRDEQSELSAFLVCHVLLTIFMAKSSNGFTCSNLLRILCPSSKPSLKMSTNTGSRIGPSQRCTPLVTSLPLDSVLLITNLGVQQFRSLPTFAGLSACGNRLCLSVEEVTLGNQPAVMAETLLSLAE